AGCAAAGTATACAATGTTTCCATCATCTTCCGTAAAGCGAACAAAGCGGGCATCTTCAATACCTTTGCGTTCAAATTCGGATATTGGAAAGATTACCCGGTCGGAAATATCGGTATCCAGCGAAAAGGAAATCTCGTAATAGGAATCCGCTAGCCATAATACTTTTTCATATTCCAGACGGATAGATTCATCCGCATGTTTTTTTTTCTTTTCAAGTATGAGCTTTTTTAGGTAGTTATAATCAAAATACTCTTCTAGCTCCTCTCCCACTTCTTTTGATATACGTTCATCTATCTCACCGCTAAATGCGTTATTAAAAAATAATCTTTTCTCATAAGGGGCACTGTGCACGATCTCAGCCTCATCCACATGGTTGCCCACCGTTACCACGCTGATACTATGATCTCTGTCCAGCAAGGCGGTGCGAAAGGCAATGGAAGAAATATGGCCTTCTCCCACTGCCCTAAAACTTATAATAACTCGCTTTTGCCCTTCTTCCAATTCCGTCTGATCCGGCGCTTCTACCATAGAAGGATTAAAAAAAGCAGCGGACTCAATGGAGTATTCGTGGGTGAAATACGAGCCAATTAGTAATCTTCGATAAGAACTTAATAGTTCATGGTCTACATCCATCTCGGCAAAAAGAGACTTCAAGCGATTACAGTGACGGTATAATACTTTAGTAATATTGCGATGCCTTTTGGAATACTCCTGAAGAATAGGCGAGATAATACTAAATACTTCCTGATCATTCATGTCTATGACCTTCTGAATCACTTTTTTGGCCCGTTCATCGCCGTTGAAAAAAAAGCGGGCAATTACCCGTTTGGCATCAGGATACACTTTAATATTTTTTCGCTCAATGGAAAGTCTCATAGAAGAGGGGTAATAGAATGGTTCAATGCTAATTTAAGGTACGATGCGTAGAGGAGAAATGGGTAAATTAGGTTCAAATTGAGGGTATCAGATATGATAAAGTATGAAATAGGGAAGCTGGGCAGGGAGAATCATGATGAGATCGTAAAACCAATAACAATGTGGGTTAGCCGTAGGCATTTTCTGGGTTTCATAGTTGGTAACCTATTTACTATAATGCTTTTGGCAGCGTAAAGGTCATTGGTGGAACTAGCTATTCGGTGAACCCTGGCTACTGGTTAGCTCTCACTCAAAGTAAACTAATTCCTTTCGGGTAGGATCTTCCTGAATGGTACAGTAGTAAACACGCTTTACGTATCGCCTAACCACTAATTTAAGAGTAAGATTCACTTTGGCATACACCA
This region of Tunicatimonas pelagia genomic DNA includes:
- a CDS encoding glycoside hydrolase family 130 protein yields the protein MRLSIERKNIKVYPDAKRVIARFFFNGDERAKKVIQKVIDMNDQEVFSIISPILQEYSKRHRNITKVLYRHCNRLKSLFAEMDVDHELLSSYRRLLIGSYFTHEYSIESAAFFNPSMVEAPDQTELEEGQKRVIISFRAVGEGHISSIAFRTALLDRDHSISVVTVGNHVDEAEIVHSAPYEKRLFFNNAFSGEIDERISKEVGEELEEYFDYNYLKKLILEKKKKHADESIRLEYEKVLWLADSYYEISFSLDTDISDRVIFPISEFERKGIEDARFVRFTEDDGNIVYFATYTAYDGEIIVPKLLKTYDFYNFNIMPLYGAGAQNKNFALFPRKINGKFVMASRNDGWNNYIMYSDNINLWENPVKIQQPKYPWELVQVGNCGSPIETEYGWLLLTHGVGPMRRYCIGVSLLQLDDPTVEIGHLEEPLLIPNKEEREGYVPNVLYSCGSVIHNGELIIPYGLSDYCSSFASVNLNALLDKLYNQSSSA